The Bacteroidales bacterium genome includes the window AGGAAGATCATTACCCTGCGGGAAACAGGGAATGTCGGACAACTCTCCGTAGATAACCTGTCGGATGATCATGTCTTTATTATGGCGGGGGATATCGTTAAAGGAGGCAAACAGGACCGGACCATCGGGGAAGATATTGTCCTGGATCCGAAAAGTAAAAATATCCCGTTAAAATCATTCTGTGTGGAACAAAGCCGATGGCAAAGGCGCGGAAATGAAAGCACAGCTGCATTTTCAGTATCGAAAAATACCCTTAGCAGCCGTAACCAGAAAGTAGCGGCAAGAGCGTACAAGAATCAGCAGCAGGTATGGAGTGAAGTATCGAAATATCAGGAACAGGCAGGTAACAATGTCAAAGCAGATGTAAAAAGCAAAGAATCGGCAACCAGCCTTCAATTAACCCTTGAAAATGACCAGTTGAAAGAAAAGGTGGCTGAATATGTGAAAGCGCTACAACCTGCCTTCCATCATCAAAAGAACATTTTGGGATTCGCCTTTTGTATTAACGGAAAGGTATCGACCGTAGAAATATTCGGGAATGCATCCCTTTTCTCCAGATTACAGGAAAAATTATTGGAAGCTGCTGCTTATGAAGCATTTTCACAATTCGATGAAAAACTGGTTTTTGCTGTCCCGGATATGAAAAATGTAGATGATTTTATCGCCCGTGCAGAAACCGGAGAAGAAACCATTACAAAAACAGCAAAAAATATGACCGAACATAAAAAACAAACCGGTCAGGAAATAACGTTCCGGGTATTCAACACGGATGCAGGACCTCAACCATTGCATGTCAGTATTTATAATACAGATGATATGGCTGGAAACCAGCTGAAACAACAGTCATTTGAATATGGCGGATTCCGGAATGTTCTTCAAAGGCCACAACGTTAAGTATACGAACATGTGTTTCTCCCGTATCTGAAAAAGAAAAGCCATCCGGAAAATATCGGATGGCTTTATTCTGAAAATCATGTTTGCCCTATTCGAGTTCTACCAGGACAAAACCTTTAGGAAATTTATCGCCCGGACTGACATACACCTTTTTTACCGTGCCGTCAACTGAAGACTGTACATTATTGATCATCTTCATGGCCTCAAATTTCACCACTGTCTGTTCTGCCTTCACATAATCACCTTTTTTCACCATCACTTCTTTGATAGTGCCCGGAAGAAATCCAGTGATCTTGCGATTATCAGGAGCTACCCATTTCTTACGATTCTTGTATTTCTCCGTTAACTCCGTATTATAGATGGAATCATCCACTATAATAGATCCTAATTGAGTCTTATCTATTTTGGTCATATGTTTTTACAAATGAATACATTTGCTTGCCGTCAGTGTATAACGGCAAGCATGTTAAAGAGAATTAGCTTAATTAAAATGGAGGTATCCCGTGTTTCTTACGCGGTATCTGTTGAGATTTCGACTCGGAAACAGAAAGCGCATGTTTTAATAACTTACGGGTCTCCGATGGTTCAATCACAGAATCGACATAACCTCTGGATGCCGCAACATAAGGATTGGCAAATTTATCTTTATATTCCTGCACTTTTTGAGCACGTACCTTATCCGGATCTGAAGCCGATTGTATTTCCTTACGGAAAATAATATTGGCTGCTCCTTCAGGTCCCATTACAGCAATTTCGGCAGTAGGCCATGCAAATACATAGTCGGCACGTAAGTGACGGGAATTCATGGCAATATATCCTCCTCCGTATGCTTTACGAAGAATTACGGAAATCTTGGGAACCGTTGCTTCACTGTATGCATACAATATTTTCGCCCCGTGACGGATCACTCCGGCGTGCTCCTGATCAATGCCGGGAAGATAGCCCGGTAAATCAACCAATGTAACCAGGGGAATATTAAACGCATCGCAATAACGGATAAAACGGGCGATCTTATCGGATGAATCCACATCCAATACGCCTGCCAGTACTAATGGCTGGTTTGCTACAAATCCGACGGTTTCCCCATCGATCCGGCCAAAACCGATCACTGCATTTGCAGCCCATAACTCCTGCACTTCAAAAAAGTCGGAATCATCCACCACAGCCTTGATGATATCACGGACATCATATGGCATCTTCGGATCGGAAGGCATGATCTTATCGATCTTATATTTTGCCTTAGGTTCTTTAGGTTCCTGCCGCGGTGCTTTTTCCGAATTGTTCCACGGGATGAAACTAAGCAGTTTTTTGATCTGCTCGAAACATTCGGCTTCACTATGAGCGAAGAAATGGGCATTTCCGGTAATTTCACTGTGCACGCGCGCGCCTCCGAGATCTTCCATCGATATTTCCTCGCCGATCACTGTTTTGATCACTTCAGGTCCTGTGATGAACATTTTGGATATCTTATCCACTACAAACACGAAATCGGTAAGTGCCGGAGAATATACAGCACCTCCCGCACAAGGACCAAGGATCACTGAGATCTGTGGAATCACGCCGGAACTGATGGTATTACGAAAGAAAATATCACCATATCCAGCCAGGGAATTAACTCCCTCCTGAATACGTGCACCTCCCGAATCGTTGATCCCAATTAAAGGCATGCGCATCTTCAATGCATGATCCATGATTTTAGTAATCTTGCGGGCATGCATCGATCCTAAAGAACCGCCTGCTACTGTAAAATCCTGTGCAAAAATACTGATCGGTTTACCATCTACTGAGCCTGTACCGGTAATGACACCATCACCATGTAAGGTTACTTTATCCATGTCAAAATCACGGGCATCATGTTGGACAAACATGTCGTATTCCTGAAATGATCCATCATCTACGATGGAACGGACACGGTCACGGGCTGTCATTTTGCCCATAGCAAGTTGTTTTTCTATGGCCTTGTCGCCGCCACCTTTTTCTATTTGCTCCCTTCTTTTCTTGAGCTCCTCGATTTTTTTATTTAACGCCATTGCGTATTAGGTTTGGTTAAAATTAATAAAAGAGGCTGCAACGTTACAAAATCTATCCGATTTGGGGAAACATTCATTCAATTTGAACAAGATACTAATTTGCAAAATTTTAACAAGCCTCATATGAAGATTTGATTTAATTAAAGATTATGATTATTCATAGAAAGGATCATTAAAATAGATCATTTCATCAAAAAATGAAGTGTCGGATACATTCAATTTTCTATATTTATTCGTAATGTTGCGAATGAATATTAGTAATTATAATAAAGTGTCTATTATTTATGGTGAATGAAATTCAAATGGCCTCGTACTTTTACAAATAAAAATACAAGGCCCTTATTCACTGGAAGATAATCCGGACCTTATTCCATTCATTCAAATTTAAACGGATCTTCTTTCAGATATATCCTGTAATCTTTGATCATTCCCGGAAAATTCTTTTCAGGACGGGGAAGATAAGCATAACCTGTTATGTCATATACCGCTCCTAAATCTATAACGATCTGATGAGGATGGCCACCTGGCGAAGAGGAATAATTGGTATGCCAAAAAGTAGATTCCTGCAAATCATAGATCTTATCTGCAGAATTATTGGCTTTTTCCGTTTCTTCACTGTCAGCATATATAATTTTCCAATTTTGCCGGTCAATAGGCTTGCCATCGGCGCCCATCACCTCCAGCTCGGCAATAGACGCATAATCATCGTTGCCAAATGAATTCAGTGATTCCAAACAGAAATAGCGGGCTTTAACGGTTTTCCCGAATGAAATATCCTGCCAACCGTTTCCAGACTTAAAAGTTCCTTTGTAAAAAGGTTTTTCGGATTTCAGGTTCAGATCCTGTCCCGGAGCACGATGGGTGATGGCCTCTTTTACACGAAGCATATCCAGTATCGGTTTGCGTAATCCGGCGATCTTATTTTCAGAAGG containing:
- a CDS encoding acetyl-CoA carboxylase biotin carboxyl carrier protein subunit, with protein sequence MTKIDKTQLGSIIVDDSIYNTELTEKYKNRKKWVAPDNRKITGFLPGTIKEVMVKKGDYVKAEQTVVKFEAMKMINNVQSSVDGTVKKVYVSPGDKFPKGFVLVELE
- a CDS encoding acyl-CoA carboxylase subunit beta, with translation MALNKKIEELKKRREQIEKGGGDKAIEKQLAMGKMTARDRVRSIVDDGSFQEYDMFVQHDARDFDMDKVTLHGDGVITGTGSVDGKPISIFAQDFTVAGGSLGSMHARKITKIMDHALKMRMPLIGINDSGGARIQEGVNSLAGYGDIFFRNTISSGVIPQISVILGPCAGGAVYSPALTDFVFVVDKISKMFITGPEVIKTVIGEEISMEDLGGARVHSEITGNAHFFAHSEAECFEQIKKLLSFIPWNNSEKAPRQEPKEPKAKYKIDKIMPSDPKMPYDVRDIIKAVVDDSDFFEVQELWAANAVIGFGRIDGETVGFVANQPLVLAGVLDVDSSDKIARFIRYCDAFNIPLVTLVDLPGYLPGIDQEHAGVIRHGAKILYAYSEATVPKISVILRKAYGGGYIAMNSRHLRADYVFAWPTAEIAVMGPEGAANIIFRKEIQSASDPDKVRAQKVQEYKDKFANPYVAASRGYVDSVIEPSETRKLLKHALSVSESKSQQIPRKKHGIPPF